CTGCGTCGCATTCATAGCAATTGAGGATTCCCGCCTCGGTGGGTGGGGCACCGCATCCCCTGCGTATATTCCAGTCGGAGTACTCGCAGGCGAAGCAGGAGGAGGCCTCGGCAGAGCCACACGTGCTGTTGGTTACCGCAGTGACATTGGTCCGGCACAGTGGCTGATCCACGGAGTTGCAGGTCAAGCAACGCTGCTGGGGAATACACCGGGCATTGCACTTGTCACCCGTTTGGCACTTGTCCAGCTCCTCTAGGAGTGGCGCCAAATCCGCTGGCAGTGTGGTGGAGCAGCCTCTCACTACGCGACTCAACTTTCGATAGCTGAAGCAGAACTTGTCGTCCTGCTCACCCAGCAGCACATCCTGCTGGCAATCCTCGTACAGACTCACATTGCAATTGGCGCTGTTCACCTGAAAGAGATCCATCTTGCAGCCACGTCCACTGCTGGAATCACAGGTGACACAGGTCTGTGTCCAGGCTCCCTGCTCATCATTGCAGCCGTTGTACTCGCACAGCTTTGCGGCACTCGAGACGGTGTGATTTCCCTCCGAGACACAGCCGCGATAGGCCTCGGTGGCATTTAGTACCTCGGTGTAGCACTGATCCTCCTCGTGATGGTAGCGGCATGGCTTTGGTTTGGCCCCAGGTGCCACCACGCAATCCGCCCCCGCACAATGATGACATTTGAGACGCCCAGGAGGATAGACCCCAGCATTGCAAAGGTTCAGAGAGCAGCTCTTAGAATATGTTGCACCAGTAGTGGGGGTATCTGCACCACACCCACGGTACGTGATGGAATCGACTGCAAGAGGCGGCCAAATCAGTTGAAGGTCAATGTCTGGCAGGCGGTGGACTCACCAATGGACATGGCACAGGACAGCTGGTTGGTGCAGTCCTGGTAGGGCAAGACCCCGACCTCACCCAGGGTCTGGGCGCACTCGGGCAGGGCAATCGAGTCGCAATGGTAGCAGACAATGGCCCGAACAGAGTGCAGCGAGCCTATTGTTAGAACCGACATGTCATCGTACTATTGGAAACCAATTAAAGCCTGTGAACGGACTTAcatgacagcagcagcagcagcaggaggagagGTGGTTTATTCAGACGAACCATTCTAGAAACGGACCTGCATGATAATGCATTGGCTTTGTTTGCACATTGAAAATTATAATCTGTGAGTATTTTATGACTTATCAATTTGTAGAGTAATGAAATGATTGTACCATAAGTTAAAATGATAAGGATAAGCCATAGAAGTAGACATGGGCAATACTGGTAGAGAGCTTTTCAGACAAAGAACAGTCAAAGTGCCAAAAGAATGGGACAGAACAAGCAGATTGTTCTGCCATATGCATACTGAAATATTCCATAACTCCGTGACCCCATTATCGGTGTAACCCAGATTGCCATCGCAAGGTTCACATCATCAATAATTCAACTATTTTCAGATCAGTAGAGCAGTTCTGATAGCGGCCTCGCAGATATGAGATGAGCACTAATATTCAGGAGGGGGATATTCAAACTTTGAAATTCGGGAATTAGATAATTCAACGCCATAATCGATAAGCGATTGCAGTTGGTCGAGATGCCAGCTCGACTTATTCTCcaatttattttattgtttaatTTTAAACTTTTAAACAATTACAAACAAACCAATTACCTGTACATTGTCTCTTCTCTGGATTCTGTAATTAAATTAAACAATTTATTTTGCAACTACAATAATCAGATCAACTGTTAGAGACCGATAAACATATCGATATGCAAGACTCGCTTGCAGCGCTGCCAGCTGTTCATTATTTCCGGCTGCCATTTTCACAAAAATTAATTCGAAGAACCAAAAGAAATCTAATAAATTCAGAGGCATCCTGAAAGCGATCAGATAAGTCCAACAAAATGTCAAAATTATTTAACCAAGGGGATATTATCCAACCGCTTGTAGGCCCGAACTGCTCTGATTATGTTGTGGCCCATGCAACCGCGAAAGTGACGCCGTTTCGCACATTCGCAGAAGTTTCACTTTTGCCGGAAATTTTGGAAAGGATGCGAAAACTGGGCTTGAACCGTCTGCAGCGGCTGCAGAGCTATGCCTGGCCGCATCTTCTCAAGGGCCCGGGTCACGGTGTCCTCATTGTGAGTGCCCCACGCAGCGGCCGCACGATGGGATATGTGCCGCCCGTTTGCCACGTTGTCAACTCGATCCTGGCCGCGAATCGGCGCCGGAGAGAAGTGGCGGTTGATTTACTGGATATCTCGCACGGAATGGGACCCATTGCCCTGATTCTAGTGCCAGACTTAAACCGACTGGCGCAGGTGGCCGCCTTATGCAGTGCGCTAATGCCAAAGAAAGAGACCGTGGATGACGTGGGGATCATTGTGACGAGAGTGTTGACCGTTCCCATGGAGTGCACTCCCGATTTCATGGGTGCGTGGCTCAACGAAATAGGCGTGTTGGTGGCCACCCCAGCCCGATTTGCCAAAGCGTGCAAGCAAGGAGCGGGCCTGCTAAAGCTTAATCAGCTGCAGGTAGTGGTCTTCGATGACGTGGACTTAATGCAGAAAGAGGAACTGAAGCTGGCCCAGCAGTACATTCCAAGCATGACCAATAGCAATGGCACCCATCATCATCCCTGTCCGCAGGTGGTGATGGTTTCCCAACATTACACTCCAGCCCTGTTGGCCCAGGTGCGCCGGTACAATCAACATCCCTGCCTGATCTTTGGCGATATTCTGGAAGCTGCTCTTTATGGCGGGATGCGATTGTTAGTGAATATGGTCGCGGCGGTGGACAAGGTCACTGCGGTGGTGAAACTGCTTCGTCAACGTCCGCCGGCGGAATATCGCACCATCATCTTCTGCGCTGGCGATAAGGAGATGGCCCTGCTGGTCGGATCCTTAGAGTATTTCGAGTACGACTGTCTGGCCTACTACCAGACCGTGGATCTGTCGTATCTCGATAAGGTAAGCAGCTGGACGTGTGACACCCGTGGCGTGATCTTTGTCTGCACCGACTACTGTCCCGAGCTGAGAATACGCAATGCGCAcaccataatccactacaacATGAGTGCGTCATGGGGCAAATTCAAGAATCGCTACTTGTTCCTGTCCGACAACGTGCCCAATGTACTGACGCATCCCAAGGCATTGTCCCCACCAGCAACCGCAACCGATGGAAGGATCCTGGATTCGCTTGTCCTCTTGGAAGAAGGGAACGCCAAAGAGCTGCCCAAACTGGTCGATCTTATGCAGCTCCACCAGAAGTTGGACCCCAATATTGTGGCGATGGCTGTTCGCATCCGCAAGGAGATGAACGCAATGAAAACCATTGTGAAGCCGATTTGCAGAGAGATCTTGGGTCACGGTGATTGCTGGGATACTATGTGCCGTGATCGTCATTATCTGCACGAAGCAGATCGCCGTTCATCTGCGGTACCCTGTTCGGGGGACATCAAGGTCCACGTGCTGCGCGTCTACTCCCCCGGACACTACTGTGTGATCGTCTACGAGCACATTCCCCCGGGGGGTAAATGGCACGATTTACACCCCGCCTGGAATTTTCCGGTCCTGATGAACTTGAGGCTCACCGAGGAGAGGGTGGAGCCACCACCACGCTACTGGCCACCGCTACACCAAGCCGTGTGTCTGTGGAAGACTTCGAAAGGGTCTGGCTATACCTATGAGCGTGTCCGGGTGCTCAGCGTGCCGCTCATTGAGAATGTGAATCTGGTCCAGTCGAACCTCATGGTGCTGGTCCAGGCTATGGACAATAGCACTCGCCGTTTCGAGACCAACTGCATGTCGCTCCATGTCTGCCCCGATGAGTACGTTAGTGCGCCGCCATTGTGCATGGACCTGCGCCTCCTGGGAATGGTTAACCACATGGGTGAGCGCCATTGGGCTGACAGAGATGCTCAGACGGTTCAAGACTGGCTGAACACGGCGCCCGTTGACCACTTCGTCCAGGCCAAAGTGGCATTTTCCACTTCGCACACGATCTTCGCCACATGCATGGTGTCCATGATCTACCTTAAGACGCTGAAGGTTTTTAATCTCCACTTGAACCTACAAAGAGCACAGGTCGAGGCAAAGATGAGCAAGCGATGTGATCGGACCAAAGAGAAGATTTTGAAATTCTTCGAGGAGCACATCAAGCTGGACGCACCGCCGATCCCACAAGATCCACCAGAACTGGAAAAGGAACCGAACTCATGTGAAGAAGCACGTGTGGTGGCAAATGGGCACAAAGAGCACATCGGCGAGGACATGGACAAGAGCCCACCCTCAAAGCAGGACACTTCCAAGATGTCAGATATAGTGGACCATGAGCTTAAGACGGGCCGGGAGAACCGTGTACGCCAGGAG
The sequence above is a segment of the Drosophila miranda strain MSH22 chromosome 4, D.miranda_PacBio2.1, whole genome shotgun sequence genome. Coding sequences within it:
- the LOC108163110 gene encoding putative ATP-dependent RNA helicase BoYb, with translation MSKLFNQGDIIQPLVGPNCSDYVVAHATAKVTPFRTFAEVSLLPEILERMRKLGLNRLQRLQSYAWPHLLKGPGHGVLIVSAPRSGRTMGYVPPVCHVVNSILAANRRRREVAVDLLDISHGMGPIALILVPDLNRLAQVAALCSALMPKKETVDDVGIIVTRVLTVPMECTPDFMGAWLNEIGVLVATPARFAKACKQGAGLLKLNQLQVVVFDDVDLMQKEELKLAQQYIPSMTNSNGTHHHPCPQVVMVSQHYTPALLAQVRRYNQHPCLIFGDILEAALYGGMRLLVNMVAAVDKVTAVVKLLRQRPPAEYRTIIFCAGDKEMALLVGSLEYFEYDCLAYYQTVDLSYLDKVSSWTCDTRGVIFVCTDYCPELRIRNAHTIIHYNMSASWGKFKNRYLFLSDNVPNVLTHPKALSPPATATDGRILDSLVLLEEGNAKELPKLVDLMQLHQKLDPNIVAMAVRIRKEMNAMKTIVKPICREILGHGDCWDTMCRDRHYLHEADRRSSAVPCSGDIKVHVLRVYSPGHYCVIVYEHIPPGGKWHDLHPAWNFPVLMNLRLTEERVEPPPRYWPPLHQAVCLWKTSKGSGYTYERVRVLSVPLIENVNLVQSNLMVLVQAMDNSTRRFETNCMSLHVCPDEYVSAPPLCMDLRLLGMVNHMGERHWADRDAQTVQDWLNTAPVDHFVQAKVAFSTSHTIFATCMVSMIYLKTLKVFNLHLNLQRAQVEAKMSKRCDRTKEKILKFFEEHIKLDAPPIPQDPPELEKEPNSCEEARVVANGHKEHIGEDMDKSPPSKQDTSKMSDIVDHELKTGRENRVRQERSQEETDSAEETDSELEPKQSPVMPVGQDQPGESEASDIKKVPIADFYDCLRRCAALDRLEEMEAVTSKAAPCVIAAEPKEEKPKQEKSQKLKLETVSARAGFTASNAARLLRRAKCPDVKYYQTLGALHLQVALVDEKMSYRTRLIESTGVFFQATPIGEYGSESCEFFVNTGMIFKGVQHAMTGRTVYIELQKMDPGYYPTPFVLSKFFQLNYDKMNVEEKWHQRQRTNLGQLMRDYGLGMVQKSTAKEECSEPTESESESEDGVERPEDYRKIDMN
- the LOC108163104 gene encoding uncharacterized protein LOC108163104 isoform X1, with the protein product MVRLNKPPLLLLLLLLSCSLHSVRAIVCYHCDSIALPECAQTLGEVGVLPYQDCTNQLSCAMSIVDSITYRGCGADTPTTGATYSKSCSLNLCNAGVYPPGRLKCHHCAGADCVVAPGAKPKPCRYHHEEDQCYTEVLNATEAYRGCVSEGNHTVSSAAKLCEYNGCNDEQGAWTQTCVTCDSSSGRGCKMDLFQVNSANCNVSLYEDCQQDVLLGEQDDKFCFSYRKLSRVVRGCSTTLPADLAPLLEELDKCQTGDKCNARCIPQQRCLTCNSVDQPLCRTNVTAVTNSTCGSAEASSCFACEYSDWNIRRGCGAPPTEAGILNCYECDAESGCNSRDFTRCYRCSSDQAGAACANWERPGGIYIEECAQPGAQCLVLTHSNGTTERGCQREDFSCTSSNLSACKSCNGSFCNKGAFPEERLWCHQCTGNQADCEKISRGSNAIPCPLQPNEPAEQAEACLEYYDTHKQLVVRGCRSNPQMYYECLLQSGRQDGCRLCHSPACNSSPGEDLRADSELEIRALDLVLAKNSSYSATPTSVVCVIWSLFSIIYIVTARN
- the LOC108163104 gene encoding uncharacterized protein LOC108163104 isoform X2; the protein is MVRLNKPPLLLLLLLLSCSLHSVRAIVCYHCDSIALPECAQTLGEVGVLPYQDCTNQLSCAMSIVDSITYRGCGADTPTTGATYSKSCSLNLCNAGVYPPGRLKCHHCAGADCVVAPGAKPKPCRYHHEEDQCYTEVLNATEAYRGCVSEGNHTVSSAAKLCEYNGCNDEQGAWTQTCVTCDSSSGRGCKMDLFQVNSANCNVSLYEDCQQDVLLGEQDDKFCFSYRKLSRVVRGCSTTLPADLAPLLEELDKCQTGDKCNARCIPQQRCLTCNSVDQPLCRTNVTAVTNSTCGSAEASSCFACEYSDWNIRRGCGAPPTEAGILNCYECDAESGCNSRDFTRCYRCSSDQAGAACANWERPGGIYIEECAQPGAQCLVLTHSNGTTERGCQREDFSCTSSNLSACKSCNGSFCNKGAFPEERLWCHQCTGNQADCEKISRGSNAIPCPLQPNEPAEQAEACLEYYDTHKQLVVRGCRSNPQMYYECLLQSGRQDGCRLCHSPACNSSPGEDLRADSELEIRALDLVLAKNSSYSATPTSVVCVIWSLFSIIYIVTARN